In one window of Pieris brassicae chromosome 10, ilPieBrab1.1, whole genome shotgun sequence DNA:
- the LOC123715166 gene encoding uncharacterized protein LOC123715166: MDKTVMGPPKILKTSRRQSVVPSTSKKLSAREIKTRQNVNATLINDASVFVDNDGEDLAVESISQKCLRDVLADCLVDMKIKREETDIDIQITQLADRFSKTVDQLEKTNRRLKDISFVVEQKRLLDLKTIDCSRFHETIEGSGVTDILNNLVTSEQAYLDKLETKNIDFGYNKETGHKQLLDAVNDAIDGLEEIKKHSGLDIDKLKQFEVTQTMLDEVEKEKFDIENLKSEFEKKFPKFCDKLLQEVSEKLDTMLKAD, from the exons ATGGACAAAACTGTAATGGGTCCACCGAAAATCCTAAAAACTTCAAGACGGCAATCAGTTGTGCCATCTACGTCGAAAAAATTATCGGCTAGGGAAATAAAAACACGTCAAAATGTAAATGCAACTTTAATCAACGATGCCAGTGTTTTTGTTGATAATGATGGAGAGGATTTAGCTGTGGAAAGCATTTCTCAAAAGTGTCTACGAGATGTACTTGCCGATTGCTTGGtagatatgaaaataaaacgtGAAGAAACCGATATTGATATTCAAATCACACAGTTGGCTGACCGCTTTAGTAAAACTGTTGATCAGTTGGAGAAAACCAACAGGCGGTTAAAGGATATATCGTTTGTTGTTGAACAGAAGAG GCTTCtagatttaaaaactataGACTGTTCTAGATTCCATGAAACTATTGAAGGATCTGGGGTCACAGATATCCTTAATAATCTGGTAACTTCAGAACAGGCATATCTTGACAAACTTGAGACCAAAAACATAGACTTTGGTTACAACAAAGAAACTGGTCACAAACAACTTCTAGATGCTGTAAATGATGCTATTGATGGCTtggaagaaataaaaaaacactctGGCCTAGACATAGACAAGTTAAAGCAGTTTGAGGTTACACAAACAATGTTAGATGAGGTTGAAAAGGAGAAGTTtgatattgaaaatttaaaatctgaATTTGAGAAAAAATTCCCAAAATTTTGTGATAAGTTGCTCCAAGAAGTTTCGGAAAAACTGGACACTATGTTGAAGGCTGATTAA